The proteins below are encoded in one region of Mangifera indica cultivar Alphonso chromosome 7, CATAS_Mindica_2.1, whole genome shotgun sequence:
- the LOC123221748 gene encoding probable N-acetyltransferase HLS1 translates to MVDKIDNKVLIREFNEERDTQVVGKLEKNCEIGSNKGVSFFTNMMGDPLCRIRLYAAHVMLVAELRENGELVGVVRGCIKHVGTKFGGKHVKLGCILGLRVSPNHRRMGIGLSLVKAVEEWMVRNGAQYTFLATEKNNVASTNLFTTKCNYINFSSLVIFVHPLNLPLRGLKSGDIKIEKLRLDQANSLYYDKLRSKDIYPADIDSILTEKLSVGTWVSYFKEDEWLDFKSNDDNNNENENKAKNHEDVISKTPRSWIIFSIWNSCEAYKIQIRKSYPLKLIHATLSHAKDIIFPCLKMPVCGSLENPFGFLFLYGLHGEGEKLGELMQSVLRFASRLAEDVKHCKVIITELGVSDPLIEHVPRESSMSCINDLWYLKCLSGDNHNNDQEQLMRMGQLGNVFVDPRDF, encoded by the exons ATGGTTGACAAGATAGACAACAAGGTTCTAATAAGGGAATTCAACGAAGAAAGAGATACTCAAGTGGTCGGGAAGCTTGAGAAGAACTGTGAGATAGGGTCTAATAAGGGAGTCTCTTTCTTCACTAACATGATGGGTGACCCTTTATGTAGGATTAGGCTCTATGCTGCTCATGTTATGCTG GTTGCCGAGCTGCGTGAAAATGGGGAGCTTGTCGGAGTTGTGAGAGGATGCATCAAGCATGTGGGGACAAAATTTGGAggaaaacatgtgaagttggGTTGCATATTAGGCCTACGAGTCTCTCCAAATCATCG GCGAATGGGGATAGGATTAAGCCTTGTTAAGGCAGTTGAAGAGTGGATGGTGAGAAATGGAGCTCAATACACTTTCCTTGCAACAGAAAAGAACAATGTGGCTTCTACAAATCTGTTTACTACTAAATGCAACTACATCAATTTTAGCTCATTAGTCATATTTGTTCATCCACTTAATTTACCTCTCAGAGGTCTAAAGTCTGGAGATATAAAGATAGAGAAGTTGCGTTTAGACCAAGCAAATTCTCTGTACTATGACAAGCTCAGAAGCAAAGACATTTACCCAGCTGACATTGACTCCATCTTGACGGAGAAGCTCAGTGTTGGGACGTGGGTATCTTATTTCAAAGAGGATGAATGGTTGGATTTTAAGAgcaatgatgataataataatgaaaatgagaACAAGGCGAAGAATCATGAAGATGTTATAAGTAAAACTCCAAGATCTTGGATCATCTTTAGCATATGGAACTCGTGTGAGGCATACAAGATTCAAATAAGAAAGTCATATCCTTTAAAGCTTATTCATGCAACTTTGAGCCATGCAAAAGATATAATTTTCCCTTGCCTTAAAATGCCAGTATGTGGTTCACTTGAAAACccatttggatttttatttctttatggGCTGCATGGAGAGGGAGAGAAGCTAGGGGAGCTTATGCAATCTGTATTGAGATTTGCATCAAGATTGGCTGAAGATGTGAAGCATTGCAAGGTAATAATAACTGAGTTAGGAGTTTCAGATCCTCTCATTGAGCATGTGCCCAGAGAATCCTCCATGTCCTGTATCAATGACCTTTGGTATTTGAAATGTCTCAGTGGTGATAATCATAACAATGATCAGGAACAGCTGATGAGAATGGGACAATTGGGAAATGTGTTTGTTGATCCAAGAGACTTTTAG